In Acidobacteriota bacterium, the following proteins share a genomic window:
- a CDS encoding DUF433 domain-containing protein → MQLTRITSDPKVMDGKPCLRGMRVTVGTVVGLLAAGHSDEEILQLYPYLELADLREALAFAAWRAQEIEPPLATT, encoded by the coding sequence ATGCAGCTAACCAGAATCACATCTGATCCCAAAGTTATGGACGGCAAACCTTGTTTGCGCGGAATGCGCGTAACCGTTGGAACTGTAGTCGGGTTGCTAGCGGCTGGACATTCAGACGAAGAGATTTTGCAGCTTTACCCATATCTCGAATTAGCCGATCTGCGAGAAGCCTTGGCATTTGCGGCTTGGCGTGCACAAGAAATTGAACCGCCTTTGGCCACGACTTGA
- a CDS encoding enoyl-CoA hydratase/isomerase family protein yields MAENTLLERRGRIALLTINRPKKLNALNIATRAELAEALDELRDDAEIRVVILTGAGEKAFVAGADINEFAGRSAVQQRAVMKAKSIFTAAEEFPKPLLAMINGFCLGGGCELALACDLRIASDQARFGQPEINLGIIPGGGGTQRLTRLVGEGKAMQMILTGEMIDAAEAHRLGLVNEVHPAAELAEKTFALAERIAEKSPVALAMAKAAVKNAARTTLHAGLDAEIDLFALCFSSVDKEEGVRAFLEKRKPDFKGC; encoded by the coding sequence ATGGCCGAAAACACCTTGCTCGAACGGCGTGGCCGCATCGCGCTGTTGACCATCAACCGTCCCAAAAAACTGAACGCTTTGAACATCGCCACGCGCGCCGAATTGGCCGAGGCCCTTGATGAATTGCGCGACGATGCCGAAATCCGTGTGGTCATCCTGACTGGCGCGGGCGAAAAAGCCTTCGTTGCGGGCGCGGACATCAACGAATTCGCGGGGCGCAGCGCCGTCCAGCAGCGCGCGGTGATGAAGGCCAAGAGCATCTTCACCGCCGCCGAAGAGTTCCCCAAACCGCTGCTTGCGATGATCAATGGTTTCTGTTTGGGCGGCGGCTGCGAACTGGCGCTCGCGTGCGACCTGCGCATCGCCAGCGACCAGGCGCGTTTCGGCCAACCCGAAATCAATCTGGGCATCATCCCCGGCGGCGGCGGCACGCAACGCCTGACGCGCCTCGTCGGCGAAGGCAAAGCCATGCAAATGATTCTGACCGGCGAAATGATTGACGCCGCCGAAGCGCACCGGCTGGGCTTGGTCAACGAAGTTCATCCTGCCGCCGAATTGGCCGAAAAGACTTTTGCGCTGGCTGAACGCATTGCCGAAAAAAGCCCGGTCGCCTTGGCGATGGCCAAAGCCGCCGTCAAGAACGCCGCGCGCACCACGTTGCACGCGGGGCTGGACGCCGAAATTGATCTTTTTGCACTTTGTTTTTCCAGCGTGGACAAGGAAGAGGGCGTGCGCGCGTTCCTGGAAAAGCGCAAACCGGATTTCAAAGGCTGTTGA
- a CDS encoding carboxypeptidase regulatory-like domain-containing protein: MRLNFLSPTLQDEGKYAIAALLVLFGCSAISGKAQTSQAAAEKAPASKTANGIVKGRVKLQDSKSHEGVVVRVVKAAGAGAQSARARQETEASAREVQTDSKGDFEVTGLATGDYVFSFSRPGYRGFTTRKLEVLSGETTKLRSLIEMAKEGDPFAVIRGAVLYGVGFTLPHAVVTIERIDGGKKFKEETVSRDGGEFAFRLKADKATYRITAAAPGFVTASQEITIEGDEVRNIALTLQQVK; encoded by the coding sequence ATGCGGTTAAATTTTCTGAGTCCAACGCTCCAAGATGAAGGCAAATACGCCATTGCCGCTTTATTGGTTCTGTTTGGTTGTAGCGCGATTTCCGGCAAAGCACAAACCAGCCAGGCTGCTGCTGAAAAGGCCCCGGCCAGCAAAACCGCCAATGGCATCGTCAAGGGCCGCGTAAAATTGCAGGACAGCAAGTCCCACGAAGGGGTCGTTGTGCGCGTCGTGAAAGCCGCTGGCGCTGGCGCCCAAAGCGCGCGCGCGCGGCAGGAGACGGAAGCGTCCGCCCGCGAAGTGCAGACGGATAGCAAAGGCGATTTTGAAGTCACCGGCCTCGCCACCGGCGATTATGTCTTCAGTTTTTCCAGGCCGGGTTATCGAGGCTTTACCACGCGCAAATTGGAAGTGCTGTCAGGCGAGACAACCAAACTGCGTAGCTTGATCGAAATGGCGAAAGAAGGCGACCCTTTTGCCGTCATCCGTGGCGCGGTGCTTTACGGGGTGGGCTTTACCTTGCCGCATGCCGTGGTAACGATTGAGCGAATTGATGGCGGAAAAAAATTCAAAGAAGAAACGGTCTCGCGCGATGGAGGTGAATTTGCCTTTCGCTTGAAAGCGGACAAGGCGACTTACCGTATCACTGCCGCCGCCCCTGGTTTTGTCACCGCTTCACAGGAGATCACAATCGAGGGCGACGAAGTACGCAACATCGCGCTGACCTTGCAACAGGTAAAGTAA
- a CDS encoding VWA domain-containing protein, with protein sequence MKSGTWALGAIFIITSLCLAQEQRKSDELQRVIGERGWSLPVPATQKPEQEKPNITLRIDTDLVTVDVVATDKNGNYVLDLRPDEIQLFENGQPRKLDLFSVNDESTISRPLAVVFALDLSGSLKPAETVTLREAALKFTTLMKGDSVFAAMAFNYEVKILQGFTADPHRIENAFSKADRFEGSTRIYDALDRAITLLERNAPRTRKGRQVRRVIVVITDGFDSASIIDRRELIRRANLAGVTVYSMTLPSYMLSATPSHERVITPLDATRIVMATGGRDFSADTHDFTPIFKALAEEMRASYALAFYPELRDGQYHQLQVQTSRPGVQLRANRTGYQATAK encoded by the coding sequence ATGAAATCCGGGACCTGGGCGCTTGGCGCAATTTTTATCATCACATCGCTCTGCCTGGCGCAAGAGCAACGTAAATCAGACGAGTTGCAGCGCGTCATCGGGGAACGCGGCTGGTCATTGCCTGTGCCCGCCACCCAGAAACCCGAACAGGAAAAACCGAATATCACGCTGCGCATTGACACCGACCTGGTCACCGTGGACGTTGTCGCCACCGATAAGAACGGAAACTATGTGCTTGATTTGCGCCCCGATGAAATTCAATTGTTCGAGAATGGGCAGCCGCGCAAGCTCGACCTGTTTTCGGTCAATGATGAAAGCACGATTTCGCGCCCGCTCGCCGTCGTTTTTGCGCTCGACCTCTCCGGCAGCCTGAAACCGGCGGAAACCGTCACGTTACGCGAGGCCGCTTTGAAATTCACCACGTTGATGAAAGGCGATTCGGTCTTTGCCGCCATGGCCTTCAACTATGAAGTGAAAATCCTGCAAGGGTTCACTGCCGATCCACACCGCATCGAGAACGCCTTTTCCAAAGCCGATCGGTTTGAAGGTTCAACGCGCATTTATGACGCGCTCGACCGCGCCATTACCTTACTTGAACGCAATGCCCCGCGCACACGAAAAGGCCGTCAGGTACGACGAGTCATCGTCGTGATCACTGACGGCTTCGATTCGGCCAGCATCATTGACCGGCGCGAGTTGATCCGCCGCGCCAATCTGGCCGGCGTCACGGTTTATTCAATGACGCTGCCTTCGTACATGCTCTCGGCGACCCCCTCGCACGAACGCGTCATTACGCCCTTGGACGCCACGCGGATTGTGATGGCGACGGGCGGACGCGATTTCTCAGCCGACACACATGATTTCACTCCCATTTTCAAAGCCCTCGCCGAAGAGATGCGCGCCAGTTATGCGTTGGCTTTTTATCCTGAGCTACGCGACGGCCAGTATCATCAATTGCAGGTGCAAACCTCGCGCCCCGGTGTGCAGTTGCGCGCCAATCGCACCGGCTATCAAGCGACGGCCAAATAG
- a CDS encoding BON domain-containing protein yields MATDTVLCTGCGITLRPFMTRCPRCGAEREAVSAPRSAAPDQVDMLRFHSETARTTTASQAAAAVPALQQALAPAQTTVVPLDDLRRRAAQQEEFQPTLPNTVVMSPPDEVRRFPLFTRAQIILILVGLALLGIGLLIGFLLWSREKADTSLKLNEPPLVSQSAAALALPVASPTLDPSASPSPTPPLSIDDQVLFEEAKKVLAAYNPTGFARYKITVKDGVVTLDGSAEHQPEKEGATNVLRLLAKAKQIVNNLAVKSDLSLLPSPMAQPTAQPAITPASTEASLNPPSTNAALPANPAAEANSPAAEAETQRARQREAERLQREQEAARQREAEQQRQREADAQRQREAEAQKQREAETQKQREAEEAARRQQQQEEARRLEAERTPTRPRRAEPDALRSGTVAWSGVVDGVDEIVIGGGSAAVRHLSGEAVRDTRASFSAAVPRAPVSVKLLSTSGRGTIQIVQQPAATNGYTTIVRIDDSAQRGGQAHQFTLRWSVQ; encoded by the coding sequence ATGGCAACTGACACCGTTTTGTGCACAGGTTGCGGCATCACGCTGCGACCGTTTATGACACGCTGTCCGCGTTGTGGCGCGGAACGCGAGGCCGTCTCCGCGCCCAGGTCTGCCGCTCCTGACCAAGTGGATATGTTGCGGTTTCATAGTGAAACGGCCCGCACTACCACCGCCTCGCAAGCCGCCGCCGCCGTCCCGGCCTTACAACAGGCGCTGGCTCCCGCCCAAACCACCGTCGTTCCGCTGGATGATTTGCGGCGCCGCGCCGCGCAACAGGAAGAATTCCAACCCACGCTGCCCAACACCGTAGTGATGTCGCCGCCGGATGAGGTGCGGCGCTTTCCGCTCTTCACCCGCGCGCAGATCATTCTGATCCTGGTCGGCCTAGCATTGCTTGGAATAGGTCTGTTGATTGGCTTCCTGCTTTGGTCGCGCGAAAAGGCCGACACTTCGCTGAAGCTGAACGAGCCGCCGCTCGTCAGTCAATCCGCCGCCGCGCTCGCCCTGCCCGTCGCCAGCCCGACGCTCGATCCAAGCGCGTCGCCTTCGCCCACGCCACCGCTCTCAATTGACGATCAGGTGTTGTTTGAAGAAGCGAAGAAGGTTTTGGCCGCTTACAATCCCACCGGCTTTGCGCGCTACAAAATCACGGTGAAAGACGGCGTCGTCACCCTCGACGGCAGCGCTGAACACCAACCGGAAAAAGAAGGCGCCACCAACGTCTTACGGCTGTTAGCCAAGGCCAAACAAATCGTCAACAACCTGGCCGTCAAATCAGACTTGTCTCTGCTGCCCTCGCCCATGGCGCAACCTACTGCACAACCCGCGATCACGCCCGCCAGCACCGAAGCCAGTTTGAATCCGCCGTCCACCAATGCTGCTTTGCCAGCCAATCCCGCTGCCGAAGCGAATTCCCCAGCAGCGGAAGCCGAAACCCAACGCGCCCGCCAGCGGGAAGCTGAACGCCTACAGCGCGAACAGGAAGCCGCCCGCCAACGCGAAGCCGAGCAGCAACGCCAGCGCGAAGCCGACGCCCAACGCCAACGCGAAGCCGAGGCTCAAAAGCAGCGCGAAGCCGAAACTCAAAAGCAACGCGAGGCCGAAGAAGCCGCGCGCCGCCAGCAACAGCAAGAAGAAGCGCGCCGCCTGGAAGCAGAGCGGACGCCAACCCGACCGCGCCGAGCTGAACCGGATGCGCTACGCTCCGGCACCGTCGCCTGGAGCGGCGTCGTGGATGGCGTTGACGAAATCGTCATCGGTGGTGGCAGCGCCGCCGTGCGCCACCTGAGCGGCGAAGCCGTGCGCGACACCCGCGCCTCTTTCAGCGCAGCCGTTCCCCGCGCGCCTGTTTCTGTAAAGCTGCTTTCCACCAGCGGACGTGGCACGATCCAAATCGTCCAGCAACCTGCGGCGACAAATGGCTATACAACCATCGTGCGTATTGACGACAGTGCGCAGCGGGGCGGACAGGCGCATCAGTTTACGTTGCGGTGGTCGGTGCAGTGA
- a CDS encoding magnesium chelatase — MTKPLTLGALKTSGYQHRDVKTEIRRNLIGKLKRNEPLFPGIVGYEDTVIPQVVNALLARQNFILLGLRGQAKSRILRDLTALLDDEIPVLVGSEINDDPFAPLSAYGKQLIAERGDDAPIAWVDRDARYVEKLATPDVTIADLIGDVDPIKAARGGHLLSDELTIHYGLLPRANRGVFAINELPDLAGKIQVGLFNILQEGDVQIKGYPIRLPLDVLLVFSANPEDYTARGKIITPLKDRIGAEIQTHYPASLTHGMEITRQEAWTERSSDGLEVVIPSAIREIVEQVAFIARADKRIDARSGVSQRLPISLLESVVSNAERRALLNDESVVAPRLSDIYAALPAITGKLELEYEGEQIGAERIARELIRKACGEVFSERYSGIDLRQVLDHFNHGKSLLIHELASSADVLAQFNKVKGLLDAVRSGLLEDEADGTLICGCELVLEGLHAQKKLARSEARGSASYSQVAQERPSKRRERDFDDWSGGRLN; from the coding sequence ATGACAAAACCGCTCACACTCGGTGCACTCAAAACCAGCGGCTACCAACACCGCGATGTCAAAACTGAAATCCGCCGCAACCTGATCGGCAAGCTCAAGCGCAACGAGCCGCTCTTCCCAGGCATCGTCGGCTACGAAGACACCGTCATCCCGCAAGTCGTCAACGCGCTGCTGGCACGGCAAAACTTCATTTTGTTGGGGCTGCGCGGTCAGGCCAAAAGCCGCATCCTGCGCGATCTGACGGCGCTGCTTGACGACGAAATTCCCGTGCTGGTCGGCTCGGAAATCAACGACGATCCGTTCGCGCCGCTCTCGGCCTACGGCAAACAACTCATCGCCGAACGCGGCGATGACGCGCCCATCGCCTGGGTTGACCGCGACGCGCGTTACGTCGAAAAGCTCGCCACGCCCGACGTGACCATCGCCGACCTGATCGGCGACGTTGACCCGATCAAAGCCGCGCGCGGCGGCCACCTGCTCTCCGACGAATTGACGATCCATTACGGCCTGTTGCCACGCGCCAACCGCGGCGTCTTTGCGATTAATGAATTGCCTGACCTGGCTGGGAAAATTCAGGTGGGACTCTTCAACATCTTGCAAGAGGGCGACGTGCAGATCAAAGGCTATCCGATACGCCTGCCGCTGGACGTGCTGCTGGTCTTTTCGGCCAACCCGGAGGATTACACCGCGCGCGGCAAAATCATCACGCCGCTCAAAGACCGCATCGGCGCCGAGATTCAAACGCATTACCCCGCCTCGCTCACGCACGGCATGGAAATCACACGGCAGGAAGCCTGGACGGAACGCAGCAGCGACGGATTGGAAGTCGTCATCCCGTCCGCCATCCGCGAAATCGTCGAGCAAGTTGCTTTCATCGCCCGCGCCGACAAACGCATTGACGCGCGCTCCGGCGTTAGCCAGCGCCTGCCGATTTCGCTGCTCGAAAGCGTCGTCTCGAATGCCGAGCGCCGTGCGTTGTTGAATGACGAAAGCGTCGTCGCGCCGCGCCTAAGCGACATTTACGCCGCGCTGCCCGCGATCACCGGCAAGCTGGAACTGGAATACGAAGGCGAACAAATCGGCGCCGAACGCATCGCCCGCGAACTCATTCGCAAAGCCTGCGGCGAGGTTTTCAGCGAACGTTACAGTGGCATTGACCTGCGCCAGGTACTCGACCATTTCAACCACGGCAAGAGCCTGCTGATTCACGAACTCGCCAGCAGCGCCGACGTGCTCGCCCAATTCAACAAAGTCAAAGGACTGCTCGACGCCGTGCGCAGCGGTTTATTGGAAGACGAAGCCGACGGCACGCTGATCTGCGGCTGCGAATTGGTGCTGGAAGGGTTGCACGCGCAAAAGAAACTGGCGCGCAGCGAGGCACGCGGTTCGGCGAGTTATAGCCAGGTGGCGCAGGAACGCCCGTCGAAACGCCGCGAGCGGGATTTTGATGATTGGAGCGGGGGGCGGTTGAATTGA
- a CDS encoding SDR family NAD(P)-dependent oxidoreductase, with amino-acid sequence MVMASVFQLDNNSVALITGASSGIGRATALALAARGVRLALLARSAKKLTEVVGQCTPTDVLPIACDVRAEAAVNDAVAAPLARWGRVDVLINSAGLSLNGAVDGYTLEDWRTVLDTNLTGTFLTCRAVLPTMKQQGGGQIINISSGAGRNGIKQMAAYCAAKFGVIGFTEALGLEVRQHNIRVSALLPGSVATDFSRVAKRAAADDDDNAPREIGYSMTAGEVASVIVAMLEQPAQAWLSEVVLRPLNLELRRTEGQV; translated from the coding sequence ATGGTCATGGCATCTGTCTTTCAGTTGGATAACAACAGCGTAGCGCTCATCACAGGGGCATCCTCCGGCATCGGGCGCGCCACCGCCTTGGCGTTGGCCGCGCGTGGCGTGCGCCTGGCGCTGTTGGCGCGTTCGGCTAAGAAGCTGACTGAAGTGGTGGGGCAATGCACTCCAACAGACGTACTGCCAATCGCCTGCGATGTGCGTGCTGAAGCCGCCGTTAACGACGCCGTTGCCGCGCCGTTGGCGCGTTGGGGCCGCGTTGACGTGCTCATCAACAGCGCGGGCCTGAGTCTGAATGGCGCGGTGGATGGTTACACGCTGGAGGATTGGCGCACTGTGCTCGACACCAATCTGACTGGGACGTTTCTAACCTGTCGCGCCGTGCTGCCCACGATGAAACAACAAGGCGGCGGCCAGATCATCAATATTTCATCCGGCGCAGGCCGCAACGGTATTAAGCAGATGGCCGCTTATTGCGCGGCCAAATTCGGCGTCATTGGTTTTACTGAAGCGCTCGGTTTGGAGGTCCGCCAACACAACATTCGCGTGTCCGCATTGTTGCCAGGCTCCGTCGCGACGGACTTTTCCCGCGTAGCGAAACGGGCAGCGGCGGACGACGACGACAACGCCCCACGCGAGATTGGTTATTCAATGACGGCGGGGGAAGTCGCTTCGGTGATTGTGGCGATGCTCGAACAACCGGCGCAAGCCTGGCTGAGTGAAGTCGTATTGCGCCCGCTCAATCTGGAATTGCGACGCACCGAGGGGCAAGTATGA